From Fibrobacter sp. UWT2, the proteins below share one genomic window:
- a CDS encoding 4-hydroxybenzoate octaprenyltransferase: protein MLKKILEFGHMVRFSHSLFAMPFAIGSMWVAANGFRGMGAAEAVKMVALIVGCMVTARNSAMSFNRIADADIDAKNPRTVKRHLPAGRLSKASVIAFLAVNGVLFVTFAALLQPLAGLLALPVWLLLLSYSYWKRFSWLCHWFLGFAIGMSPLGAWIAIRGEFAVFPIFLLVILMLWMGGFDIIYATQDEEIDRAMGLHSVPARFGRKRALQIAFWSHVAMLALCVAFGVFWGMGLPWWVVTGLMTAAILYIHLFRKSDDLDAMNRDFFLANVAISVLVMIGLIVWICLGGDVNALY, encoded by the coding sequence ATGCTGAAAAAGATTCTTGAATTCGGACACATGGTACGCTTCAGTCATTCGCTTTTCGCGATGCCTTTTGCGATCGGTTCCATGTGGGTGGCGGCGAACGGTTTCCGCGGCATGGGTGCCGCGGAGGCGGTGAAGATGGTTGCATTGATTGTGGGCTGTATGGTCACCGCCCGTAACAGCGCGATGAGCTTCAACCGCATTGCCGACGCCGATATCGATGCCAAGAATCCCCGTACCGTGAAACGTCACTTGCCCGCGGGGCGCCTGAGCAAGGCGTCGGTCATTGCGTTCCTTGCCGTTAACGGGGTGCTGTTCGTTACGTTTGCCGCGCTGTTACAACCGCTCGCCGGCCTGCTCGCTTTGCCCGTATGGCTCTTGCTGCTTTCTTATTCTTATTGGAAACGCTTCAGTTGGCTTTGCCACTGGTTCCTGGGCTTTGCGATTGGCATGAGCCCCTTGGGCGCCTGGATTGCAATCCGCGGCGAGTTCGCGGTGTTCCCGATCTTCTTGCTCGTGATTCTGATGCTTTGGATGGGCGGCTTCGATATCATTTACGCAACGCAGGACGAAGAAATTGACCGCGCCATGGGACTCCATTCGGTGCCGGCCCGCTTTGGCCGCAAGCGCGCTTTGCAGATTGCCTTCTGGAGCCATGTGGCGATGCTTGCGCTCTGTGTGGCGTTCGGCGTGTTCTGGGGAATGGGGCTGCCTTGGTGGGTAGTAACGGGACTCATGACCGCTGCGATCCTCTACATTCATTTGTTCCGCAAGTCCGATGATCTGGATGCCATGAACCGCGACTTCTTTTTGGCTAACGTTGCCATTAGCGTTCTTGTGATGATTGGACTTATCGTGTGGATTTGCCTGGGAGGTGACGTCAATGCCCTTTACTAA
- a CDS encoding UbiX family flavin prenyltransferase → MSRYILGVTGASGAIYAARTAMHLKRLGHHVTALVTPPGRGVVAYEGQEDLFKYVDEQPDVKNFFAECASGSADYAGMVVVPCSMGTLGRITAGTSDNLLIRTADVCLKERRPLVVVPREMPYNLIHLDNMTRLTRMGGIVIPAAPHFYDRPKTIEELVDTVVARILVHLGALTTADNIVKPWKGIRIPAAKSKTPSVKHLAKVRAKKK, encoded by the coding sequence ATGAGTCGATATATTTTGGGGGTAACCGGTGCAAGTGGCGCCATTTATGCCGCACGCACTGCCATGCATTTGAAACGCCTGGGACACCATGTGACGGCGCTCGTGACTCCGCCGGGCAGGGGCGTGGTCGCTTACGAAGGACAAGAGGACTTGTTCAAGTACGTGGATGAACAGCCCGACGTGAAGAACTTCTTTGCTGAATGCGCAAGCGGCAGTGCTGATTATGCGGGAATGGTGGTGGTGCCCTGCTCCATGGGAACCCTTGGCCGCATTACCGCCGGGACTTCTGACAACTTGTTGATTCGAACGGCTGATGTTTGCCTCAAGGAACGCCGCCCGTTAGTTGTGGTGCCGCGCGAAATGCCCTACAACTTGATTCACCTGGACAATATGACTCGGCTGACGCGAATGGGCGGAATCGTGATTCCGGCGGCGCCGCATTTTTATGACCGTCCGAAGACGATTGAGGAATTGGTCGACACCGTGGTCGCAAGAATCCTGGTTCACTTGGGTGCGCTTACGACTGCCGATAATATCGTGAAGCCGTGGAAGGGTATCCGCATTCCGGCGGCGAAGTCCAAGACGCCTTCGGTGAAGCACCTGGCTAAGGTGAGAGCGAAAAAGAAATAG
- a CDS encoding serine/threonine-protein kinase, translating to MSELKKGDRVRLCGGETCRVLRELGRGGQGIVYAVDYNGSEYALKWYTCKNSEAFCQNLADNAAKGAPNDHFIWPMAVTEFQNGSFGYLMRLRPKDYVDMSKFILVTAQFANVEAQLNACMQLVRAFLDLHREGLSYQDMNDGNFFINPKTGDVLICDNDNVAPNNAAEMGILGKAGYMAPEIVQGVSRPNKYTDYHSLAVCLFILIYMNRPFEGKWYLSCPCDNDPEMAKHLFGYEAVFIMDPVDRSNAPDPALHKNVIRRWNIYPKILRAAFCRTFSKEAILDGTKRVSDKEWRDILLQVQANLVRCPKCSHTVFADPNNSDCRCVYCDAPLSGYRVLRAGKFMVPLLANKKIYESIVIGTTNYDKEVGATIVKGGEVGLVNTSDELWTVTLPSGTQRTVAHGDSMPARTGFKIKFGNLGETAEIN from the coding sequence ATGTCTGAATTGAAGAAAGGGGATCGCGTTCGTCTGTGCGGCGGAGAAACTTGCCGCGTTTTGCGTGAACTTGGCCGCGGCGGTCAGGGAATTGTGTATGCCGTGGACTATAACGGCAGTGAATACGCCTTAAAGTGGTACACTTGCAAAAATAGTGAGGCTTTTTGTCAAAATTTGGCGGATAATGCCGCCAAGGGTGCTCCCAATGACCATTTTATTTGGCCGATGGCAGTTACCGAATTCCAGAACGGGAGCTTTGGCTACTTGATGCGCTTGCGCCCTAAGGACTACGTGGACATGAGCAAGTTTATCTTGGTGACGGCGCAATTTGCCAATGTAGAAGCACAGCTGAATGCGTGTATGCAGCTGGTGCGTGCATTCCTGGACTTGCATAGGGAGGGCCTGAGTTACCAGGATATGAACGACGGTAACTTCTTTATTAACCCCAAGACGGGTGACGTGTTGATTTGCGACAATGATAACGTGGCGCCCAATAATGCGGCTGAAATGGGTATTTTGGGCAAGGCGGGGTATATGGCGCCCGAGATTGTGCAGGGCGTGTCTAGGCCCAATAAGTATACCGACTACCATTCGCTGGCGGTTTGCCTGTTTATCTTGATTTATATGAACCGTCCGTTCGAGGGCAAGTGGTATCTGTCGTGCCCTTGCGACAACGACCCCGAAATGGCGAAGCACCTGTTTGGCTACGAAGCCGTATTCATTATGGATCCGGTCGATCGCAGTAACGCTCCGGACCCTGCTTTGCATAAGAACGTGATTCGCCGCTGGAATATTTATCCGAAGATTTTGCGCGCTGCCTTTTGTAGGACGTTTAGCAAAGAGGCAATTCTCGACGGGACCAAGCGCGTGTCCGACAAGGAATGGCGCGATATTTTGCTGCAGGTTCAAGCGAATCTTGTTCGTTGCCCCAAGTGCAGCCATACGGTTTTTGCCGACCCGAACAATTCGGATTGTCGTTGCGTCTATTGCGATGCTCCGCTCTCGGGGTACAGGGTGCTTCGCGCTGGGAAATTTATGGTCCCGCTGCTAGCCAATAAAAAAATTTATGAAAGCATTGTCATCGGGACGACAAATTACGATAAAGAAGTTGGGGCTACCATTGTCAAGGGAGGCGAAGTGGGACTCGTGAATACTTCGGATGAACTCTGGACGGTAACGCTTCCGAGTGGCACGCAGCGTACTGTTGCCCATGGCGATAGTATGCCTGCGCGAACCGGTTTTAAAATCAAGTTTGGAAACCTTGGCGAAACCGCCGAAATTAATTAG
- the rpsI gene encoding 30S ribosomal protein S9 has protein sequence MATAKNKKIYRGTGRRKNAIAAVILKPGSGKRTINGRDFKDYFHSEVQNMIANLPFAILGNAEEWDVEVTARGGGIAGQMGAVRLGIVRALVANDAEVKPALKKEGLMTRDSRAVERKKFGRKKARKHFQFSKR, from the coding sequence ATCGCTACCGCAAAGAACAAGAAGATCTACCGTGGCACTGGCCGTCGTAAGAACGCCATCGCCGCTGTGATCCTGAAGCCGGGTTCCGGCAAGCGCACTATCAATGGTCGTGATTTCAAGGATTACTTCCATTCTGAAGTGCAGAACATGATTGCTAACCTTCCGTTCGCCATCCTCGGCAATGCGGAAGAATGGGACGTCGAAGTCACCGCTCGTGGCGGTGGTATCGCTGGCCAGATGGGCGCTGTCCGTCTTGGCATTGTCCGCGCCCTGGTTGCTAACGACGCCGAAGTCAAGCCCGCCCTCAAGAAGGAAGGCCTCATGACTCGCGACTCTCGTGCCGTTGAACGTAAGAAGTTCGGCCGCAAGAAGGCTCGTAAGCACTTCCAGTTCAGCAAGCGCTAA
- the rplM gene encoding 50S ribosomal protein L13, producing the protein MKTITVNPKNVEHKWKLVDAADKPMGRVASEVAKLLMGKHKAIFSPNVDTGDFVVVINAEKVAVTGNKNLQKQYFHHTGHIAGERWINFADLSAKHPTAPLEAAIWGMLPHSALGHKMIKKLKIYAGAEHPHAAQKPEVVEL; encoded by the coding sequence ATGAAGACCATTACGGTAAACCCGAAGAACGTCGAACACAAGTGGAAGCTTGTGGACGCCGCCGATAAGCCTATGGGTCGCGTTGCCTCTGAAGTTGCAAAACTCCTGATGGGCAAGCACAAGGCCATCTTCTCCCCGAACGTCGACACTGGCGATTTCGTGGTTGTGATCAACGCTGAAAAAGTTGCTGTTACCGGCAACAAGAACCTGCAGAAGCAGTACTTCCACCACACCGGTCACATTGCCGGTGAACGCTGGATCAACTTTGCCGACCTGTCTGCAAAGCACCCGACTGCACCGCTCGAAGCTGCCATCTGGGGCATGCTCCCGCACAGCGCTCTCGGTCACAAGATGATCAAGAAGCTCAAAATCTATGCCGGTGCTGAACATCCGCACGCCGCGCAGAAACCTGAAGTTGTAGAACTTTAA